GTTAGCTTTAATGATTGGCAATTCTCGGCTACATTGGGCTTATTTTGTGGGGAATGATTTACAACAAACTTGGAATACTTTCAAGGGTGAGTCTTTACGGGAATTAGTGGAAATTTTACCATCCCCTTTGCTAGATTATTTTAACGCTCAAATTCCGTTGGTGGTGGCTTCCGTTGTGCCTTCCGCTACCCGTTTTTATCTACAGTTACCGCAAACAGAAATTATTAACCCTCGTATTCTTCCTCTCATGGGAGTTTATTCTACCATGGGAATTGATCGTATTTTAGCCCTTTGGGGAGGCGGTTGTCATTATGGTTTTCCTATTTTAGTTATTGATAGTGGCACTGCTTTAACGGTGACGGGCGCTGATTCTCAGTATAAATTAATTGGCGGGGCAATTTTGCCGGGTGTTAAATTACAGATGGAAAGTCTTTTTTTTAATACTGCTGCATTACCTGAAATCGAAGTCTTAGATCATATTACACCACGGTGGGCGCTGGATACCCCAAGCGCCATTAATAGCGGTATTCTTTACACTCTTATTGGTGGTATTCGAGATTTTGTTAATGATTGGTTGTATCAATATCCCCAAAGTTCAGTTGTTTTAACGGGGGGTGATACACTATTATT
Above is a genomic segment from Cyanobacterium sp. T60_A2020_053 containing:
- a CDS encoding pantothenate kinase: MTQREWLALMIGNSRLHWAYFVGNDLQQTWNTFKGESLRELVEILPSPLLDYFNAQIPLVVASVVPSATRFYLQLPQTEIINPRILPLMGVYSTMGIDRILALWGGGCHYGFPILVIDSGTALTVTGADSQYKLIGGAILPGVKLQMESLFFNTAALPEIEVLDHITPRWALDTPSAINSGILYTLIGGIRDFVNDWLYQYPQSSVVLTGGDTLLLHQYLRHVDQFLADKIKVDANLIFYGMQQCFLND